In Desulfobulbus oralis, one DNA window encodes the following:
- the qmoC gene encoding quinone-interacting membrane-bound oxidoreductase complex subunit QmoC: MSINVQPDRQFIASLKEAGGDALKKCYQCATCSVACPLSTDGSPFPRREMIYAQWGLKDKLVNDPNVFLCHQCGDCTAMCPRGARPGDVMGAVRAYVYAELGWPKFLARMCASQDNLWKLIAIPATVVLLLWLISGGMHLPSAQEFATAGYQHFFGHWDWRYLDRNVMFIDMFMLAALAIAVWSFYKGTVTLWRGMAQSLPRETVAYRPTLGQFLKEFLWPSIVEIVQHKRFDECKENNDRIRGHKPLMLAFIGLFMVTCYSVIKNDVFGIVFPSLHGPISMLNPVKWLANIAAVAMIYGIVVLWQNRKKMEDAGKARYTFYDWFYIWIIAAVGVTGLGAELLRLVHLPLPGYFFYFWHLVSVAMMFLYLPYSKFAHLVYRTEAYAFDLYRKSAYAKNPLNS; this comes from the coding sequence ATGTCAATTAACGTGCAGCCGGATCGTCAATTTATCGCTTCACTCAAGGAGGCTGGTGGCGATGCGCTGAAGAAGTGTTATCAGTGCGCCACCTGTTCCGTCGCCTGCCCCCTGTCAACCGATGGCAGCCCCTTTCCCCGCCGGGAAATGATTTATGCCCAGTGGGGCCTGAAGGATAAGCTGGTCAACGATCCCAATGTGTTTTTGTGTCATCAGTGCGGGGACTGTACGGCCATGTGCCCCCGCGGCGCGCGGCCGGGCGATGTCATGGGCGCTGTGCGCGCCTATGTGTACGCCGAGCTGGGTTGGCCGAAGTTTCTGGCCCGGATGTGCGCTTCCCAGGATAACCTGTGGAAGCTGATTGCCATTCCGGCAACCGTCGTCCTGCTGCTGTGGCTGATTTCCGGCGGCATGCATCTGCCCAGTGCGCAGGAATTCGCAACAGCCGGCTATCAGCATTTCTTCGGTCACTGGGACTGGCGGTATCTGGATAGAAACGTCATGTTCATTGATATGTTCATGCTGGCCGCTCTGGCGATCGCGGTGTGGTCTTTTTACAAAGGCACGGTAACCCTATGGAGGGGCATGGCCCAGTCGCTGCCTCGGGAGACCGTCGCCTACCGCCCCACGCTTGGTCAGTTTCTGAAAGAGTTCCTGTGGCCCTCGATTGTCGAAATCGTGCAGCACAAACGTTTTGACGAATGCAAAGAGAACAATGACCGGATCCGCGGGCACAAACCGCTGATGCTGGCCTTTATCGGCCTGTTCATGGTGACCTGCTATTCGGTGATCAAGAACGATGTCTTCGGCATCGTCTTTCCTTCGCTGCACGGGCCCATTTCGATGCTGAATCCGGTCAAGTGGCTGGCGAACATTGCGGCAGTCGCCATGATTTACGGCATCGTGGTGCTGTGGCAGAATCGCAAGAAGATGGAAGATGCCGGCAAGGCCCGGTACACCTTTTATGACTGGTTCTATATCTGGATCATTGCGGCGGTCGGCGTGACCGGCCTGGGTGCCGAACTGCTCCGCTTGGTCCATCTGCCGCTGCCCGGCTATTTTTTCTATTTCTGGCACCTGGTTTCGGTTGCCATGATGTTCCTGTACCTGCCGTACAGCAAGTTCGCGCATCTTGTATACCGGACAGAGGCCTATGCCTTTGACCTGTACCGCAAATCTGCCTATGCAAAGAATCCCCTGAACAGCTAG
- a CDS encoding FAD-dependent oxidoreductase, producing MDKVYGAYLCTGCGIGEVLDVDGLKSVADETGIAMQSHPCLCGAEGRALIEQDIKEKNVNTVVICGCSPRVMQKEFDFGAGVITVRGNLREQVAWIAGDKPEDGKVDEFLQELGSDYVRMAVTRAQKTALPEPYRLESISKRILVLGGGIAGLTAASEAAAAGYEVTLVEKDDKLGGKALGWRKMFPTAYPYDKLEEPSIGKLVAEVSGNERITVKTGTEVARIAGAPGKFNVTYKKTGQQSEWDAPARVTVDQQDLIAKGELEDPNKGLRPYTELNPEGELFGAVVLATGWTPAKIQGYEHLGYGAIKCVVTNAEFEKLAKDGQVPARVAFVQSPGGKDGDEDFPYCNAVTSMVALKQANYVIEDHPTDGQAYILYQHMRTPGHAELYYKAMQNRDGVFLTKGQVTKVEACGGGATVTVENTLLGDELHIDVDMVVLAAGMVPTTLNQPEVNLAYRQGPALIDLDLFDGYADSNFVCFPYETRRTGVYACGGVRKAETMEETMDDAAGAALKAIQCIESTNRGVAVHPRSGDMSFPDFFFQRCTQCKRCTEECPFGALDDDEKGTPLPNPTRCRRCGTCMGACPERIIGFADYNIDMIGSMVKSIEVPDDDEEKLRIAVFVCENDAYPALDMAGMRRSKLNRLVRFIPVRCLGSVNMVWIKDAMSSGMDGVLLLGCKYGDDYQCHFAKGSEIANRRMENIGETLGTLGLEPERCAVRQVAISDYDKVPAIIDEFVEEIVAMGPNPFKGF from the coding sequence ATGGATAAGGTATATGGAGCGTATCTCTGCACGGGATGCGGCATCGGTGAAGTTTTGGACGTGGATGGCCTGAAGTCGGTTGCCGATGAAACCGGCATTGCGATGCAGTCTCATCCCTGCCTCTGCGGCGCTGAGGGGCGTGCCCTGATCGAGCAGGATATCAAGGAAAAGAACGTCAACACGGTGGTCATCTGCGGCTGCTCACCCCGGGTTATGCAGAAGGAGTTTGATTTCGGAGCGGGCGTCATCACCGTGCGCGGTAATCTGCGCGAGCAGGTCGCCTGGATTGCCGGCGACAAACCCGAAGACGGCAAGGTGGACGAATTCCTGCAGGAACTGGGTTCGGACTATGTCCGCATGGCGGTCACCCGGGCGCAGAAAACCGCACTGCCCGAACCGTACCGGCTGGAAAGCATTTCCAAAAGGATTCTCGTCCTGGGCGGTGGAATTGCCGGCCTGACGGCAGCCAGCGAGGCGGCTGCTGCCGGCTATGAAGTGACCCTGGTGGAAAAGGACGACAAGCTGGGCGGCAAGGCGCTGGGCTGGCGCAAGATGTTCCCCACGGCCTACCCCTATGACAAACTGGAAGAGCCCTCTATCGGCAAGCTGGTTGCCGAGGTGAGCGGCAATGAGCGGATCACGGTCAAAACTGGCACGGAAGTCGCCCGTATTGCCGGCGCGCCGGGCAAATTCAACGTCACCTACAAGAAGACCGGCCAGCAGTCCGAGTGGGATGCCCCTGCCCGGGTCACCGTTGACCAGCAGGACCTGATTGCCAAGGGCGAGCTGGAGGATCCGAACAAGGGCCTCAGGCCGTACACCGAACTGAATCCGGAAGGCGAACTCTTTGGGGCCGTGGTGCTGGCTACCGGCTGGACGCCCGCCAAGATCCAGGGGTACGAGCATCTGGGCTATGGCGCCATCAAGTGCGTGGTCACCAATGCCGAGTTCGAAAAGCTGGCGAAGGACGGCCAGGTGCCGGCCCGGGTGGCCTTTGTGCAAAGCCCCGGCGGCAAGGACGGGGACGAGGATTTCCCCTACTGCAACGCGGTCACCTCCATGGTGGCCCTCAAGCAGGCGAACTACGTGATCGAGGATCATCCGACGGACGGTCAGGCCTATATCCTGTATCAGCACATGCGTACCCCCGGCCATGCCGAGCTGTACTACAAGGCCATGCAGAACAGGGACGGCGTTTTCCTGACCAAGGGGCAGGTGACCAAGGTCGAGGCCTGCGGCGGAGGGGCCACGGTTACTGTGGAAAATACCCTTTTGGGCGATGAGCTGCACATTGACGTGGACATGGTCGTTCTGGCCGCCGGCATGGTGCCGACCACGCTGAACCAGCCTGAAGTCAATCTGGCCTATCGTCAGGGGCCGGCACTGATCGACCTGGATCTCTTCGACGGCTATGCGGACTCCAATTTTGTCTGCTTCCCCTACGAAACCCGGCGCACCGGCGTGTATGCCTGCGGCGGCGTCCGCAAGGCGGAGACCATGGAGGAGACCATGGACGACGCCGCCGGCGCGGCCCTGAAGGCGATCCAGTGCATCGAATCCACCAATCGCGGCGTCGCAGTGCACCCGCGTTCCGGCGACATGAGCTTTCCGGATTTCTTCTTTCAACGTTGCACCCAGTGCAAACGCTGCACGGAAGAATGCCCCTTCGGCGCGCTGGACGACGACGAGAAGGGCACGCCCCTGCCCAACCCGACCCGCTGCCGGCGCTGCGGTACCTGCATGGGTGCCTGTCCGGAGCGCATCATCGGCTTTGCCGATTACAACATCGATATGATTGGCTCCATGGTCAAGTCCATAGAAGTGCCGGACGACGACGAGGAAAAACTGCGCATCGCCGTGTTTGTCTGTGAAAACGACGCATACCCGGCCCTCGACATGGCGGGCATGCGCCGCAGTAAGCTGAACAGGCTGGTGCGTTTCATCCCGGTACGCTGCCTGGGCTCGGTCAACATGGTCTGGATCAAGGATGCCATGTCTTCCGGCATGGACGGCGTACTGCTTCTGGGCTGCAAGTACGGCGACGATTATCAGTGCCACTTTGCCAAAGGTTCGGAAATTGCCAACCGCCGTATGGAGAACATCGGTGAGACGCTGGGCACCTTGGGCCTTGAGCCGGAGCGCTGCGCCGTGCGTCAGGTCGCCATTTCCGACTACGACAAAGTCCCGGCAATCATTGACGAATTTGTTGAAGAGATCGTTGCCATGGGGCCCAACCCCTTCAAAGGCTTCTGA
- a CDS encoding CoB--CoM heterodisulfide reductase iron-sulfur subunit A family protein: MSDTAGNGAVLVVGGGISGLTAALEAAEVGKEVFLVEKNAYLGGRVAQLNQYFPKLCPPTCGLEINFKRLKDNRRIRTYTLTRVVSVSGEPGNFEVKLETAPRYINANCTACGDCAAACPEEVDDPFNFGMNKVKAVRLPHEMAYPRRFVLDRDACSEKTLESIKAACKYNAVELDMQPRTFTLQVAAIVWATGWNPYDPAKLTQLSFNTSPAIITNMMMERLVAPNGPTRGRLLRPGDNKEPQSFAFVQCAGSRDENHLHHCSYVCCIATFKQISYIRAQYPEAKIYVFYIDLRTPGKYEQFRAKFMEDPNTTFIKGKVASILAESDGSVTVSAEDALGGSKINRKVDLCILATGMQPALGPAGQVLGLTMDGNGFVVSEPEKGMIAAGCAKSAVDVYTSGQSSTAAAMKAIQIAR; encoded by the coding sequence ATGAGTGACACTGCAGGCAACGGTGCGGTTTTGGTTGTGGGTGGCGGTATCAGTGGACTGACCGCAGCCCTGGAAGCAGCCGAAGTCGGCAAAGAGGTTTTTCTTGTCGAAAAAAATGCCTACCTGGGTGGGCGGGTCGCACAGCTCAACCAATATTTTCCCAAACTCTGTCCCCCGACATGCGGGCTGGAGATCAACTTCAAACGTCTGAAGGACAACCGCAGGATCAGGACCTACACGCTGACCAGGGTTGTCTCGGTCTCGGGCGAACCCGGCAACTTCGAGGTCAAGCTGGAAACGGCTCCCCGCTACATCAACGCCAACTGCACGGCCTGCGGCGATTGTGCGGCCGCATGCCCGGAAGAGGTCGACGACCCCTTCAACTTCGGCATGAACAAGGTCAAGGCGGTGCGCCTGCCCCATGAAATGGCCTATCCCCGTCGCTTTGTGCTGGACAGGGACGCCTGCTCCGAAAAAACTCTGGAGAGCATCAAGGCGGCCTGCAAATACAATGCGGTGGAACTGGACATGCAACCCAGAACCTTTACCTTGCAGGTCGCTGCCATCGTGTGGGCAACCGGATGGAATCCCTATGATCCCGCGAAACTGACACAGCTCAGCTTCAACACCTCTCCGGCCATCATCACCAACATGATGATGGAACGTCTGGTCGCGCCCAACGGCCCGACCAGGGGCAGGCTGCTGCGCCCGGGCGACAACAAGGAGCCGCAATCCTTCGCCTTTGTCCAGTGTGCAGGTTCCCGTGACGAGAACCATCTCCACCATTGCTCCTATGTGTGCTGTATCGCCACATTCAAGCAGATCTCCTACATTCGCGCCCAGTATCCGGAGGCCAAGATCTATGTTTTTTACATTGATCTGCGCACACCGGGCAAGTACGAGCAGTTCCGCGCAAAGTTCATGGAGGACCCCAACACGACCTTCATCAAGGGCAAGGTCGCCAGTATCCTGGCCGAGAGCGATGGCAGCGTCACGGTTTCCGCCGAGGATGCCCTGGGCGGCAGCAAGATCAATCGGAAGGTCGATCTGTGCATCCTCGCCACCGGCATGCAGCCCGCACTCGGGCCGGCTGGTCAAGTCCTCGGACTGACGATGGACGGCAACGGCTTTGTCGTGTCCGAGCCTGAAAAGGGCATGATCGCTGCCGGTTGTGCCAAATCGGCTGTGGACGTCTATACCAGCGGCCAGTCGTCCACGGCGGCTGCCATGAAAGCCATTCAGATCGCGCGTTAA
- the aprA gene encoding adenylyl-sulfate reductase subunit alpha yields MALPNKPKGEIEAVDNPEIVEHKCDVLIVGGGMAACGAAFEIKKWAPDDMKIILVDKSALERSGAVAQGLSAINTYIGENAIEDYVKMVRNDLMGVVREDLIYDLGRHVDESVMLFEEWGLPVWKRAEDGSNLNGAAPAKTLREGGQPVRTGKWQIMINGESYKPIVAEPAKKALGEENILERIFIVKLLLDKNRDNTIAGAVGFSTRENKVHVFTATAILVACGGAVNIFRPRSTGEGKGRAWYPVWNAGSTYTMCAQVGATLTMMENRFTPSRFKDGYGPVGAWFLLFKAKVQNGLGEFYASGDFAKAELAKYMPYGQSPVTPTCLRNHLMLEELKAGRGPIYMATDVALKAFLDAQKEAGKDDKEIKKFWKHLESEAWEDFLDMSVGQAGLWAGMNIEPEKIGSEIMPTEPYMLGSHSGCCGIWTSGPEEDWVPKVDGPRSHQYKWGYNRMTTVDGLFTAGDGVGASGHKFSSGSHAEGRLAAKQMVRYCRDHKDFKPELAQTPQELADMIYAPVKRYHQFEGASTAADVNPNYCKPAGLMMRLMKATDEYGGGVATYYMTSGKLLNICLDLLRLLREDADKMAAGDLHELLRAWENYHRIWCVETHIRHIEFRKESRYPGFYYRSDYPTCDDENWKCFVNSTFDPKTQEWKCEKVKCINIIETEPWI; encoded by the coding sequence ATGGCATTACCGAATAAACCGAAGGGCGAGATCGAGGCCGTAGACAATCCGGAAATTGTTGAGCACAAGTGTGATGTGCTGATCGTCGGCGGCGGTATGGCTGCCTGCGGCGCCGCCTTTGAGATCAAGAAATGGGCGCCGGACGATATGAAGATCATTCTGGTCGACAAGTCCGCACTGGAGCGCTCCGGCGCTGTTGCCCAGGGTCTTTCCGCCATCAACACCTATATTGGCGAGAATGCCATCGAAGACTATGTCAAGATGGTGCGTAACGACTTGATGGGTGTTGTCCGCGAAGACCTGATCTACGATCTGGGTCGCCACGTCGACGAGTCCGTCATGCTGTTCGAGGAGTGGGGTCTGCCCGTTTGGAAGCGTGCCGAAGACGGCAGCAACCTGAATGGCGCCGCTCCGGCCAAGACCCTGCGTGAGGGCGGCCAGCCGGTACGTACCGGCAAATGGCAGATCATGATCAACGGCGAGTCCTACAAGCCGATCGTAGCCGAGCCGGCCAAGAAGGCCCTGGGCGAAGAGAATATTCTGGAGCGCATCTTCATCGTCAAGCTGCTTTTGGACAAGAACAGGGACAACACCATCGCCGGTGCGGTTGGCTTCTCCACCCGTGAGAACAAGGTGCATGTTTTCACGGCCACGGCCATTCTGGTGGCCTGCGGCGGTGCGGTCAACATCTTCCGCCCGCGCTCCACCGGTGAAGGCAAGGGCCGTGCCTGGTATCCTGTGTGGAACGCCGGTTCCACCTACACCATGTGCGCCCAGGTCGGCGCCACGCTGACCATGATGGAGAACCGCTTCACCCCGTCCCGTTTCAAGGATGGCTATGGCCCGGTCGGCGCCTGGTTCCTGCTGTTCAAGGCCAAGGTGCAGAATGGATTGGGAGAGTTTTATGCCAGCGGCGACTTTGCCAAGGCAGAGCTGGCCAAGTACATGCCCTACGGCCAGTCTCCGGTTACCCCGACCTGCCTGCGCAACCACCTGATGCTGGAAGAACTGAAGGCTGGTCGCGGCCCGATCTACATGGCGACCGACGTGGCCCTGAAGGCCTTTCTGGATGCCCAGAAGGAAGCCGGCAAGGACGACAAGGAGATCAAGAAGTTCTGGAAACACCTCGAATCCGAGGCCTGGGAAGACTTCCTGGATATGTCCGTTGGCCAGGCCGGTCTGTGGGCTGGCATGAACATTGAGCCGGAAAAGATCGGCTCCGAAATTATGCCGACCGAACCCTACATGCTGGGTTCCCACTCCGGTTGCTGCGGCATCTGGACTTCCGGCCCCGAAGAGGACTGGGTGCCCAAAGTCGATGGCCCGCGTTCGCATCAGTACAAGTGGGGCTACAACCGCATGACCACGGTTGACGGTCTGTTCACCGCCGGCGACGGCGTGGGTGCCTCTGGGCACAAGTTCTCCTCCGGTTCCCATGCAGAGGGTCGCCTCGCCGCCAAGCAGATGGTCCGTTACTGCCGCGATCACAAGGACTTCAAGCCCGAACTGGCCCAGACGCCCCAGGAGCTGGCCGACATGATTTATGCGCCGGTCAAGCGGTATCATCAGTTTGAGGGCGCCTCCACGGCAGCGGATGTCAATCCGAACTACTGCAAGCCTGCCGGTCTGATGATGCGCCTGATGAAGGCCACGGACGAGTACGGCGGCGGTGTGGCCACCTATTACATGACCTCCGGCAAACTGCTGAACATCTGCCTGGACCTGCTCAGGCTCCTGCGTGAAGATGCGGACAAGATGGCTGCCGGCGACCTGCACGAGCTGCTTCGTGCATGGGAAAACTATCACCGCATCTGGTGCGTTGAAACCCACATCCGGCACATCGAGTTCCGCAAGGAATCCCGTTATCCGGGCTTCTACTATCGTTCCGATTATCCGACCTGCGATGACGAGAACTGGAAGTGCTTCGTCAACTCCACCTTTGACCCCAAAACTCAGGAGTGGAAGTGCGAGAAGGTCAAGTGCATCAACATCATTGAGACGGAGCCGTGGATTTAA
- the aprB gene encoding adenylyl-sulfate reductase subunit beta, which yields MPSYVDPAKCDGCKGGDKTACMYICPNDLMVLNKAEMKAYNQEPDACWECYSCVKICPQGAILVRGYDDFVPMGGQVHPMRSSADIMWTVKFRNGNIKRFKFPIRTTAEGAANEYGGQKGGNLDDNTLFLEKELPQPTKLAK from the coding sequence ATGCCAAGTTACGTAGATCCTGCAAAGTGCGACGGCTGCAAGGGCGGCGACAAAACCGCCTGCATGTACATCTGTCCGAACGACCTGATGGTGCTGAACAAGGCCGAAATGAAGGCCTACAATCAGGAGCCGGATGCCTGCTGGGAGTGCTATTCCTGCGTCAAGATCTGCCCGCAGGGCGCAATCCTCGTTCGCGGTTATGATGACTTCGTCCCGATGGGCGGCCAGGTACACCCGATGCGCAGCTCTGCGGATATCATGTGGACTGTCAAATTCAGAAACGGCAATATCAAACGCTTCAAGTTCCCGATCCGCACCACGGCCGAAGGCGCTGCCAACGAGTACGGCGGACAGAAAGGCGGCAATCTGGACGACAATACCCTGTTCCTGGAAAAGGAACTGCCCCAGCCGACCAAGTTGGCGAAGTGA
- a CDS encoding DNA translocase FtsK has protein sequence MDALASSQPGRAGRRYELASLLFLFCTLLLLLSLTSYLLPLFGAQSHMQEPHDNWCGVLGFYTAHYLLSFFGLTAFLPLALLVVRTIRVIRGRTCEHRLPHLLAGMSGIALASSGLFGAFPGVGAAQALRPGGYLGALIWQFCTALLGTAGTVMALVLLGIVSLMAAMRLSLSALRFSRPNRRRASSGRAEQAKAEPERPTGSGRSPEPRRRPALSPEDAEMLGCRRPAPPAAAAEQQTAAEAEAGEAAPWSGIWKGTPEPAREQPQRQPEAGQPEEDEDLGDAYADEEPSAVKPKAEIRDLEAGDEEALEVGDEDGPEEGNALPGPVRQRPVVNARPEPPQPAPARNYDDFVLPSLELLDENPHAETGLDQEHYYRVSNILVEKLQAFGVQGEVVGISPGPVVTTYEFSPAPGVKISRVVSLADDLAMVLKVDRVRVAGSIPGKVAIGIEIPNPVRSTVYLRDILLADEYQSARSKLILALGFDVVGRPVVANLARMPHLLIAGATGAGKSVAINAFIASILFRARPDEVRLLMIDPKRIELSVYDDIPHLLHPVVVEAKMASRALLWAVREMERRYRLLEERRVKSFISYNDVADEPLPYIVIIVDELADLMMVASKDVETSIARLAQMARAAGMHIILATQRPSVDVLTGLIKANFPTRISFKVSSKVDSRTILDGSGAEHLLGMGDMLFLPPGAAKLQRIHGAFISEQETERLVDYLKSQGLAEYDESVLQDMEEEPEQAAPPVEDEAYDEKYDEAVAVVTETGVASISMVQRRLRVGYNRAARMIELMEREGIVGPADGSRPREVLVRSHCAEDVENT, from the coding sequence ATGGATGCCTTGGCCTCAAGCCAGCCCGGAAGGGCGGGACGCCGCTACGAGCTTGCCTCGCTGCTCTTCCTTTTCTGCACATTGCTGCTCCTGCTCAGTCTGACCAGTTACCTCCTGCCGCTTTTTGGCGCCCAGTCCCATATGCAGGAGCCGCATGACAACTGGTGCGGCGTTTTGGGCTTCTACACCGCCCACTATCTGCTCTCCTTTTTCGGTTTGACCGCCTTTCTGCCGCTGGCGCTTTTGGTGGTGCGGACCATCCGGGTGATTCGGGGCAGGACATGCGAACATCGGCTGCCCCATCTGCTGGCGGGCATGAGCGGCATAGCCCTGGCTTCGTCGGGCCTTTTCGGGGCCTTTCCCGGCGTGGGCGCGGCGCAGGCGCTCAGGCCCGGCGGTTATTTGGGCGCGCTGATCTGGCAGTTCTGCACGGCCTTGCTTGGCACGGCCGGCACGGTCATGGCGCTGGTCCTGCTCGGGATCGTGTCCCTGATGGCGGCCATGCGCCTTTCCCTGTCTGCCCTGCGTTTCAGCCGGCCCAACAGGCGGCGGGCCTCATCCGGAAGAGCGGAACAGGCAAAGGCCGAGCCGGAGCGGCCCACGGGTTCCGGGCGCAGTCCGGAGCCCAGGCGGCGTCCCGCCCTGTCTCCGGAAGATGCCGAGATGCTGGGTTGCCGCAGGCCGGCACCCCCCGCGGCGGCGGCCGAACAGCAGACTGCTGCCGAAGCGGAAGCTGGGGAGGCCGCGCCCTGGAGCGGCATCTGGAAGGGGACGCCGGAACCCGCTCGGGAGCAGCCCCAGCGGCAGCCTGAGGCAGGGCAGCCTGAGGAAGACGAAGACCTGGGCGATGCATACGCGGATGAGGAGCCTTCTGCCGTCAAGCCAAAGGCCGAGATCCGGGACCTCGAGGCTGGCGACGAAGAGGCGCTGGAGGTGGGCGATGAGGATGGGCCCGAAGAGGGGAACGCCCTGCCAGGGCCTGTGCGGCAGCGCCCCGTGGTCAATGCCCGGCCGGAGCCGCCGCAACCTGCCCCGGCCAGAAATTATGATGATTTTGTCCTGCCCTCCCTCGAGCTTCTGGATGAAAATCCGCATGCCGAGACCGGCCTGGATCAGGAGCACTACTACAGGGTCAGCAATATTCTGGTGGAAAAGCTCCAGGCCTTTGGCGTGCAGGGCGAGGTGGTCGGCATTTCCCCCGGCCCGGTGGTCACCACCTACGAGTTCTCGCCGGCCCCTGGCGTAAAAATCAGCCGGGTGGTGTCCCTGGCCGACGATCTGGCGATGGTGCTCAAGGTGGACCGGGTTCGAGTCGCCGGCTCCATTCCGGGCAAGGTCGCGATCGGCATCGAAATTCCCAACCCGGTGCGCAGCACCGTGTATCTGCGCGATATCCTGCTGGCCGACGAGTATCAGAGCGCCCGCTCCAAGCTGATTCTGGCCCTGGGCTTTGACGTGGTGGGCCGGCCGGTGGTCGCGAATCTGGCCCGGATGCCGCATCTGCTCATTGCCGGTGCAACCGGCGCCGGCAAGTCGGTGGCCATCAACGCCTTCATCGCCTCCATTCTCTTCCGCGCCCGGCCGGATGAAGTGCGGCTTTTGATGATCGACCCAAAGCGCATTGAGCTCTCGGTCTATGACGACATCCCCCATCTGCTGCATCCGGTGGTGGTGGAAGCCAAGATGGCGAGCCGGGCGCTGCTCTGGGCGGTGCGCGAGATGGAGCGCCGCTACCGCCTCCTTGAAGAGCGCCGGGTCAAGTCCTTCATATCCTACAACGATGTGGCGGATGAGCCGCTGCCCTATATCGTCATCATCGTGGATGAACTGGCTGATCTGATGATGGTGGCCTCGAAGGACGTGGAGACCTCCATCGCCAGGCTGGCGCAAATGGCCCGGGCCGCCGGGATGCACATCATTCTGGCTACGCAGCGGCCCTCGGTTGACGTGCTGACCGGTCTCATCAAGGCGAATTTCCCCACCCGCATCTCCTTCAAGGTGTCCTCCAAGGTGGATTCCCGTACCATTCTGGACGGCTCCGGGGCCGAACATCTGCTGGGCATGGGCGATATGCTCTTTCTGCCGCCGGGTGCGGCCAAGCTCCAGCGAATTCACGGGGCCTTCATTTCCGAACAGGAAACCGAGCGCCTGGTGGACTATCTGAAGAGCCAGGGCCTGGCCGAGTACGACGAAAGCGTGCTGCAGGACATGGAGGAAGAGCCCGAACAGGCCGCGCCGCCAGTCGAGGACGAGGCATACGACGAGAAGTACGACGAGGCCGTGGCCGTGGTCACGGAAACCGGCGTGGCCTCGATCTCCATGGTGCAGCGGCGCCTCAGGGTGGGTTACAACCGGGCGGCCCGCATGATCGAACTCATGGAGCGTGAGGGTATTGTGGGGCCGGCTGACGGCTCCAGACCCAGAGAAGTGCTGGTGCGTTCGCACTGCGCTGAGGATGTCGAAAACACCTGA
- the nusB gene encoding transcription antitermination factor NusB, whose amino-acid sequence MGPRRIARELALQFLFSCDMLGRLNMTEAEAAAAFDAFGRHFAVGMPGSRAALPYARTLASGVCQRLAELDAQIAARSHNWRLERMPMVDRAILRIAAYELRFCDEVPAQVAINEALEIAKRYSIAASVSFINGILDGMQGARPALS is encoded by the coding sequence ATGGGACCACGACGCATCGCCCGCGAGCTGGCGCTCCAGTTCCTCTTCAGTTGTGACATGCTGGGCAGACTGAACATGACGGAAGCGGAGGCGGCCGCGGCCTTTGACGCCTTTGGCCGACACTTTGCCGTGGGCATGCCAGGCAGCCGGGCGGCCTTGCCCTATGCCCGGACACTCGCCAGTGGCGTGTGCCAGCGTCTGGCCGAGCTGGACGCCCAGATTGCGGCCCGTTCGCACAACTGGCGGCTGGAGCGCATGCCCATGGTTGACCGGGCCATTTTGCGCATTGCCGCCTATGAGTTGCGCTTCTGTGACGAGGTGCCGGCCCAGGTGGCCATCAACGAGGCGCTGGAAATCGCCAAGCGCTACTCCATTGCCGCTTCGGTGTCCTTTATCAACGGGATTCTGGACGGCATGCAGGGCGCCAGACCGGCACTTTCCTAG
- the ribH gene encoding 6,7-dimethyl-8-ribityllumazine synthase, whose translation MTKYIEGALRGDGRRIAVVVARFNSFIAEKLLAGALDALTRSGVNPDDIVVARVPGAFEIPLVAQKMARSGGYDAVLCLGAVIRGATPHFDYVAGEVAKGVAQVMLASGVPILFGVLTTDTIEQAIERAGAKAGNKGADVAVAALEMANLLDGLDAAS comes from the coding sequence ATGACGAAGTATATAGAAGGCGCCCTGAGGGGCGACGGCCGCAGGATTGCAGTTGTGGTCGCCCGTTTCAATTCCTTTATTGCGGAAAAGCTCCTGGCCGGCGCACTGGATGCCCTGACCCGTTCCGGGGTGAACCCGGACGACATCGTGGTGGCCCGTGTGCCCGGCGCCTTCGAGATTCCTCTGGTTGCGCAGAAGATGGCCAGATCCGGCGGCTATGACGCCGTGCTGTGCCTGGGCGCGGTGATTCGCGGCGCTACCCCCCATTTCGACTATGTGGCGGGCGAGGTGGCCAAGGGTGTGGCCCAGGTGATGCTGGCCAGCGGCGTGCCGATTCTCTTTGGGGTGCTCACCACCGACACCATTGAACAGGCCATTGAGCGTGCCGGTGCCAAGGCGGGCAACAAGGGCGCGGATGTGGCGGTGGCGGCACTGGAGATGGCCAACCTGTTGGACGGCCTGGACGCGGCCAGCTGA